CATATATGTTGGATCGATATATTTCACGTCAGCAAGAACACCAATTTCCTTGAAGTATTTTTTAGTCTGAAATAAAACAGTTGTTAGAACTAACCActtagattttaaaaattaaattaagacaGATATCTTTATTAATAACTTTTCCACATTCAAGTTGTTAGGCATAGAACAATTGCAGCAGAAACCATATATGCTTGGTGTCGTACCCCAAAAAATGCACTTGAGTCTTAACTTTTAACAGAAATAAAAGTAGGAAAGCAGCTCAATATCATAActaaattcaaaaagaaaaaagactCACAATATATATCCATTTTTACAATCAAGTCTCAGCCCATTTAGATTATTGCAATCATCATAAACAAGTAATAACAAACCTCTTGTTGGATATATACACCAATGTCTCGAAATGCAGTATTTCCAGAAGCATCAGTAGTGTTAGTTTTTTGAAGCAAGTTCTGCATCAAGAAGATATATCAGTTAGAAGTTTAAATTTCTAATTCTCTGTCAGAATGTAGCAatcttcaaaaaaataaattacaaaagaaCAATGTTTGTTTTTTTACTGATTGCCACACCCCTAGAGCAGAATAACGcatattcaattattatttgCGAAAAATAATTTCTCAAGTCACCTGTCCAGCTCCCTCTGCCACACAGACTACAGCTGATCCCTTTGTTTCTATAAGGAACTTGAGATAACTCAAAACTCCACGAGGTCCATGTAAGTTAAAAGGAACCTTTGAATGGCAGCAAGAATTTGCATCAGTATATCAATAAAACAAGAAAGTGTTCTGAACTGACCAGTTTTTATCATACATACCTCAGGAATCAGACATATGTCAATCTGTCCACTAGCTAAGGAAGCATGCATTGCTATGAATCCACTGTCACGACCCATTAATTTCACAATACCAATTCCATGATATGCACTATGTGCCTAATAAAACGAATGAAATGTAAATATCCTAATCTTCAACTTGAAAACTTTACCGGGTTTAGTCAAATTGACTCAAATCTGATTATATTCACCTCAATGTATGCTGAATTTATTGCTCTTTGTGCTTCTTCAACCGCAGTGTCGAAGCCAAAAGTTTTGTCCATCAATAGAATATCGTTGTCTATAGTTTTAGGCACCCCAATTATAGACACCTTAAGCCTTCTTTTGCGGCactgaaaaaaattcactaGACACTCAGGGCAAGCTTAGATATTCTAATAGTATGCAAAATATAAGTGAATCCTTCAATATAAAACATAATGTATATCTCAAACAATGGTCTAATATACAGTTTAATGTTAACATTCAGTAATCAGAAAAGAAAAGGCAGTGAGTAGAACCAAATAGGAAGCCAACTTCGTAATGATTTCTCAAAAGAAATCACATAGATCACAAAATGATCCAACTGAATGTGATCAATTAATATACAGATAAAGGATTACAAACCTCATTGTGAATTGCATTTGCACCAGCATGTGTGCCATTTCCACCCAACACAAATAGCATGTTTATCCCTTTTTCCTGAAATTAATaacattcacatcaaacaaTAGTCAGTATAATAATAGATCAATCTTATCAAAAAAACTCTGAAATCATCAatcttattaatataataatagatCACCTCCAAACTGTCCACAATTTCACTGACTCCCGGTCCTCCACGTGAAACACCTAGTAGGCTTCCACCTGAAAGATGAATATTCTGAACCACCCTTCTTGACAGCTAACAAATGAAATCCCAATACGTAAACAGTCATTAGTCATTAGCAAGAAGGAAAGTTCAATAGAATTACAAAAGATATTTAGTCGAATCAAAAGATATATATACCAAAAGTCAGCAAGAAAGGAAGCATGAGATTACTTACGGGAACTTCTGTCAGCTCTTGGTCAGAAAATCCACGATAACCAAAAGGAATACCCACAATCTTTGTTACACCATATATTTCGAGTGTGATTACAATCTGCAGGACATCCATTATTGAATCAAACATTGGGAAACAAATTAATGACTATAATTTTCGTTTTAAAACTAAATGCAAAGGAAATGGGGTTGTATAAAGCATACTTAAGACAGTAACAAGAAACCAAAGAATATATATAAGGTTTGCCAATAACTGTGACACAGAAGTATTTCACTGCCCACATAATTTAGTGGCAACGTATTGATGAGATGGTACAGTAAAATCAATGCATTAAAATGTTACATTTTTCTATTAATTTGTTGCCTTAACTTTACGAGAACTTGCAaagatttgatattttatataaaattcgTCAAGAGATTTACGAGAGTCAATTTGATATTAAACTCACCTGTCTGATGACATCATTAAGACCAGGGCAGAGCCCTCCACAAGTAACAATTGCGGCCTTTACTTCTTCTGGTTTAAAGTATATCTTTCCCCGAGGTCCAGCTCGATGAACCCTACAAAGGATTTCAAAACATGCTACCAAATATGATAATCgtagaaaaaaagttatatacatTAAGAAGACTAGAAAGAAAGACATAACTATTTAATAGCtctataaatattaatagtaaCTATTATCACAAGTTTCAGGAACttctctctcaatctcactTTCTCACACTGTCAAGTAAAAACAAAGCAATGAGGTAATTGTGATGTTCCCATCCTATTGTCcaataaggataaaatataaCGAGTAAATTCAATGGTGATTGGGAACTA
The sequence above is a segment of the Phaseolus vulgaris cultivar G19833 chromosome 2, P. vulgaris v2.0, whole genome shotgun sequence genome. Coding sequences within it:
- the LOC137811333 gene encoding ATP-dependent 6-phosphofructokinase 5, chloroplastic, whose protein sequence is MMGSMSHVITLHGLPPSNRNCHAFSHSNPRFMTMAVPTRVAGVFPKVKSQSSNSKSTAAIDFNDPDWKTKFNDEFEERFRLPHVTDIFPDAASMPSTFCHNVRTPRTSDFPGNYPLDEDWHGYISENDRVLLKTIYYSSPTSAGAECIDPGCNWVEQWVHRAGPRGKIYFKPEEVKAAIVTCGGLCPGLNDVIRQIVITLEIYGVTKIVGIPFGYRGFSDQELTEVPLSRRVVQNIHLSGGSLLGVSRGGPGVSEIVDSLEEKGINMLFVLGGNGTHAGANAIHNECRKRRLKVSIIGVPKTIDNDILLMDKTFGFDTAVEEAQRAINSAYIEAHSAYHGIGIVKLMGRDSGFIAMHASLASGQIDICLIPEVPFNLHGPRGVLSYLKFLIETKGSAVVCVAEGAGQNLLQKTNTTDASGNTAFRDIGVYIQQETKKYFKEIGVLADVKYIDPTYMIRACRANASDGIFCTVLGQNAVHGAFAGYSGITVGACNTHYAYFPIPEVISHPKLVDSNSRMWHRCLTATGQPDFI